The following proteins are encoded in a genomic region of Entelurus aequoreus isolate RoL-2023_Sb linkage group LG01, RoL_Eaeq_v1.1, whole genome shotgun sequence:
- the dram2b gene encoding DNA damage-regulated autophagy modulator protein 2b isoform X3, whose protein sequence is MWWFQQGLSFLPALLVIWTWASFVFAYVTAVLLRHVDPLVPYISDTGTMAPERCVFGFMLDVSAFLGMATVYVRYKQVEALTDNSEGRLLKVNRLGLLLGLFSSLGMCVVANFQKTTLFSVHLLGAVLTFGVGAIYILVQTLLSHYMQPHVHSRSIFLLRLTIGLWTLGSVLSMFVSSVVMYSSLPGVDVTHKLHWTPGETGYTPHLISTVCEWSLAFSFISFFLTYIRDFQKITLRAEADVQSTHLYHWPRDDKPRVSESSPLLSGAP, encoded by the exons ATGTGGTGGTTCCAGCAAGGTCTCAGCTTCTTGCCGGCTCTTCTGGTCATCTGGACTTGGGCGTCATTCGTCTTCGCCTACGTGACAGCGGTGCTCCTGAGACATGTGGACCCTCTGGTCCCGTACATCAG CGACACAGGAACCATGGCGCCAGAGAGGTGCGTGTTTGGCTTCATGCTGGACGTATCGGCCTTTTTAG GCATGGCCACCGTGTACGTGCGCTACAAACAAGTGGAGGCGCTGACAGACAACAGCGAAGGCCGCCTCCTCAAAGTGAACCGCTTGGGTTTGCTGCTGGGTCTCTTCAGCTCCTTGGGGATGTGTGTGGTGGCCAACTTCCAG AAGACCACGCTGTTCTCGGTTCACCTGCTGGGGGCGGTGCTCACCTTCGGTGTGGGAGCCATCTACATCCTGGTGCAGACGCTGCTGTCGCACTACATGCAGCCTCACGTGCACAGCAGGAGCATCTTCCTGCTGCGTCTCACCATCGGCCTTTGGACCCTCGGCAGCGTCCTCAGCA TGTTTGTGTCGTCCGTGGTCATGTACAGCAGCCTGCCTGGAGTGGACGTCACACACAAACTGCACTGGACGCCTGGAGAGACG GGCTACACGCCTCACCTCATCAGCACCGTCTGCGAGTGGTCTCTGGCCTTCTCCTTCATCAGCTTCTTCCTCACGTACATACGAGACTTTCAG AAAATTACTTTGCGGGCCGAGGCAGACGTACAGAGCACTCACCTGTACCACTGGCCGCGTGACGACAAACCCCGAGTCTCTGAGTCGTCGCCGCTGCTGTCAGGAGCCCCGTGA
- the dram2b gene encoding DNA damage-regulated autophagy modulator protein 2b isoform X2 translates to MWWFQQGLSFLPALLVIWTWASFVFAYVTAVLLRHVDPLVPYISDTGTMAPERCVFGFMLDVSAFLGPGCCEYGASRADGPACVLEAWAARSRASGTSTCRGMATVYVRYKQVEALTDNSEGRLLKVNRLGLLLGLFSSLGMCVVANFQKTTLFSVHLLGAVLTFGVGAIYILVQTLLSHYMQPHVHSRSIFLLRLTIGLWTLGSVLSMFVSSVVMYSSLPGVDVTHKLHWTPGETGYTPHLISTVCEWSLAFSFISFFLTYIRDFQKITLRAEADVQSTHLYHWPRDDKPRVSESSPLLSGAP, encoded by the exons ATGTGGTGGTTCCAGCAAGGTCTCAGCTTCTTGCCGGCTCTTCTGGTCATCTGGACTTGGGCGTCATTCGTCTTCGCCTACGTGACAGCGGTGCTCCTGAGACATGTGGACCCTCTGGTCCCGTACATCAG CGACACAGGAACCATGGCGCCAGAGAGGTGCGTGTTTGGCTTCATGCTGGACGTATCGGCCTTTTTAG GTCCCGGCTGCTGCGAATACGGTGCTTCCCGCGCAGACGGCCCCGCATGCGTGCTGGAGGCGTGGGCAGCCCGGTCACGTGCGTCAGGGACCTCCACGTGTCGAG GCATGGCCACCGTGTACGTGCGCTACAAACAAGTGGAGGCGCTGACAGACAACAGCGAAGGCCGCCTCCTCAAAGTGAACCGCTTGGGTTTGCTGCTGGGTCTCTTCAGCTCCTTGGGGATGTGTGTGGTGGCCAACTTCCAG AAGACCACGCTGTTCTCGGTTCACCTGCTGGGGGCGGTGCTCACCTTCGGTGTGGGAGCCATCTACATCCTGGTGCAGACGCTGCTGTCGCACTACATGCAGCCTCACGTGCACAGCAGGAGCATCTTCCTGCTGCGTCTCACCATCGGCCTTTGGACCCTCGGCAGCGTCCTCAGCA TGTTTGTGTCGTCCGTGGTCATGTACAGCAGCCTGCCTGGAGTGGACGTCACACACAAACTGCACTGGACGCCTGGAGAGACG GGCTACACGCCTCACCTCATCAGCACCGTCTGCGAGTGGTCTCTGGCCTTCTCCTTCATCAGCTTCTTCCTCACGTACATACGAGACTTTCAG AAAATTACTTTGCGGGCCGAGGCAGACGTACAGAGCACTCACCTGTACCACTGGCCGCGTGACGACAAACCCCGAGTCTCTGAGTCGTCGCCGCTGCTGTCAGGAGCCCCGTGA
- the dram2b gene encoding DNA damage-regulated autophagy modulator protein 2b isoform X1 → MVVTLTSHRSNNETDGGGDVVVPARSQLLAGSSGHLDLGVIRLRLRDSGAPETCGPSGPVHQRHRNHGAREVRVWLHAGRIGLFRTQRAQHQHRAERARGGRRRRHRFHGAAQLTLLCVLPRRSRLLRIRCFPRRRPRMRAGGVGSPVTCVRDLHVSRHGHRVRALQTSGGADRQQRRPPPQSEPLGFAAGSLQLLGDVCGGQLPEDHAVLGSPAGGGAHLRCGSHLHPGADAAVALHAASRAQQEHLPAASHHRPLDPRQRPQHVCVVRGHVQQPAWSGRHTQTALDAWRDGLHASPHQHRLRVVSGLLLHQLLPHVHTRLSENYFAGRGRRTEHSPVPLAA, encoded by the exons GAAACAGACGGAGGAGGTGATGTGGTGGTTCCAGCAAGGTCTCAGCTTCTTGCCGGCTCTTCTGGTCATCTGGACTTGGGCGTCATTCGTCTTCGCCTACGTGACAGCGGTGCTCCTGAGACATGTGGACCCTCTGGTCCCGTACATCAG CGACACAGGAACCATGGCGCCAGAGAGGTGCGTGTTTGGCTTCATGCTGGACGTATCGGCCTTTTTAG GACCCAACGAGCCCAGCACCAGCACCGCGCAGAGCGAGCGCGAGGAGGGAGGAGGCGGCGCCACCGTTTCCACGGCGCCGCGCAACTGACTCTTTTGTGTGTGCTTCCTCGCAGGTCCCGGCTGCTGCGAATACGGTGCTTCCCGCGCAGACGGCCCCGCATGCGTGCTGGAGGCGTGGGCAGCCCGGTCACGTGCGTCAGGGACCTCCACGTGTCGAG GCATGGCCACCGTGTACGTGCGCTACAAACAAGTGGAGGCGCTGACAGACAACAGCGAAGGCCGCCTCCTCAAAGTGAACCGCTTGGGTTTGCTGCTGGGTCTCTTCAGCTCCTTGGGGATGTGTGTGGTGGCCAACTTCCAG AAGACCACGCTGTTCTCGGTTCACCTGCTGGGGGCGGTGCTCACCTTCGGTGTGGGAGCCATCTACATCCTGGTGCAGACGCTGCTGTCGCACTACATGCAGCCTCACGTGCACAGCAGGAGCATCTTCCTGCTGCGTCTCACCATCGGCCTTTGGACCCTCGGCAGCGTCCTCAGCA TGTTTGTGTCGTCCGTGGTCATGTACAGCAGCCTGCCTGGAGTGGACGTCACACACAAACTGCACTGGACGCCTGGAGAGACG GGCTACACGCCTCACCTCATCAGCACCGTCTGCGAGTGGTCTCTGGCCTTCTCCTTCATCAGCTTCTTCCTCACGTACATACGAGACTTTCAG AAAATTACTTTGCGGGCCGAGGCAGACGTACAGAGCACTCACCTGTACCACTGGCCGCGTGA